The Quadrisphaera sp. RL12-1S genomic interval GCGGCCCGAAGGCGAACTTGGGCTTGACGCCCAGCCCGTCCACGAGCGCCTCGCGCAGCGCGGCCTCCAGCGCGACGGCCGTCCAGGCGTCGTCGTCGAGCCGCTCCAGGGCCGCGGTGCTCGCGTCGAGCACGTCGGCGGCCTCGGGCCGCAGCGACGCCCGGGCGTCCTCCTCGACCACGAGCGCGTCGTCGTCGACGAAGAGGAAGCCGAGCATCGGCGCGGCCTCGCCGAGCAGCACCATGCGCTCCTGCACCAGCGGAGCGGCCGCCGTCAGCACCTCGAGCTGGCGCTGCGACGGCTCGGCCGGGAGCACGCCGTCGGACTGCAGCCGGGCGAGCACCCGGTCGCGGAAGTCGTCGGCGGGCAGCAGCCGCATGTGGGCCGCGTTGATGGCCTCGGCCTTCTTGAGGTCGAACCGCGACGGGCTCGCGACGACGTCGGCGATGTCGAACGCCCCGACCATCTCGGCGGGCGTGAAGACGTCGCGGTCGGGCCCGATCGACCAGCCCAGCAGCGCGAGGTAGTTGAGCAGCCCCTCGGGAAGGAACCCGCGGTCGCGGTGGACGAAGAGGTTGGACTCCGGGTCCCGCTTGGACAGCTTGCGGTTGCCCTCCCCCATGACGTACGGCAGGTGCCCGTACAGGGGCGTGACGTGCGCCGTCCCGATGGCCTTGAGCGCGTCGAAGAGCGCCAGCTGCCGGGGCGTGGAGGAGAGCAGGTCCTCACCGCGCAGCACGTGGGTGATGCCCATGAGCGCGTCGTCGACGGGGTTGACCAGCGTGTACAGCGGCGTGCCGTCGGCGCGGGCCACCACGTAGTCGGGCACCGATCCGGCGGGGAAGCGCACCTCGCCGCGCACGAGGTCGTGGAAGGAGTGGTCTCCGTCGGGCATCCGCAGGCGCCACACGTGCTGGCGACCGGCCGCCCGGAACTGCTCCTTCTCGGCCTCGGTGGTGTCGCGGTCGGCGTTGTCGTAGCCGCGCTGGGGGTCCTCCCCCGCGGCCCGGCGGCGCTCGGCGGCCTCCTCCGGGGTGGAGAACGACTCGTAGACGTACCCGCCCTCGACGAGCTTGGCGAGGACGTCGGCGTAGAGCGCGCTGCGCTGGGACTGCCGGTACGGCTCGTGCGGGCCGCCGACCTCCACGCCCTCGTCCCAGTCCAGGCCCAGCCAGCGCAGCGCCTCCACCATCTGGTGGTAGCTCTCCTCGCTGTGGCGGGCGAGGTCGGTGTCCTCGATGCGCAGGACGAACGTGCCGCCGGTGTGCCGGGCGTAGGCCCAGTTGAACAGGGCCGTGCGCAGGAAGCCCACGTGGGGCACGCCGGTCGGGGACGGCGCGATGCGCACCCTGACCGGGCCCGCGCCCGCCGTCGTCGTCGGGGTCGTGGGGGTCTCGCTCATCGCCGCACCACCGGGTTGCTGAGGGTGCCGATGCCCTCGACCTCGACCTCGACCCGCTGGCCCTCGCGCAGCTGCCCGACGCCGGCGGGGGTGCCGGTGAGGATGACGTCGCCGGGCAGCAGCGTGAAGGCGCGGCTGGCGGTGGCGACGAGCTCGGCGACGCCGAAGACCATGTCCCCGGTGGTGCCGTCCTGCACGGTCCTCCCGTCGAGGCGGGTGGTCAGGCGCAGGTCCTCGACGTCCTCGAGGGTGAGGTCCGGGACGATGTACGGGCCGAGCGGCTTGGAGGAGTCGAAGCCCTTGGCGCGTGCCCACTGCCCGTCGCCCTTCTGCCAGTCGCGCGCGGTGACGTCGTTGGCGACGGTGTAGCCGAAGACCACCTCGGCCACCCGGTCCTCGGGGACGTCCTTGCAGACGCGCCCGATGACGACGGCGAGCTCGCCCTCGTAGTCCACGCGCTCCGAGCCCTCCGGCATGACGATCGGGTCTCCGGGGCCGATGACGGCGGTGTTGGGCACGAGGAACATCAGGGGCTTCTCGGGCAGCTCGTTGCCCATCTCGCGGGCGTGGTCGGCGTAGTTGCGGCCGATGCCCACGACCTTGCTGCGCGGGATGACCGGCGCGAGCAGGCGGGCGTCGGCCAGCGGCACGCGCTCGCCGGTCGGCTGCAGCGGGGCGTAGAGCGGGTCGCCGACGACGACGTGGATCACCTCCTCACCGGCCTCCCCCTCGACGAGGCCGAACCTCGGGTCGTCTCCGGTGGTGAACCTGGTGATGCGCACCCGTCAAGCCTAGATCGGACGCGAGTCCGCGCTCCCTCCCCCCGGGCGTGATCACAGGCGTTGGGCATCCGTCGCTCCCTCGGCGGGCTCCGGGCTGGGCAGGCTGAGTTCCGGTGGGCAGGTTGAGTTCCGCTTCCGGGCCTGGAAGCGGAACTCAGCCTGCCCACCGGACGTGAACCTGCCCGGCTCAGCGCGGCGAACGGGCTGGGGCCCGCAGCCACAGCCTGGGGGCGCCCCCGCGCCGACCCGGCACGTCGACGACGACCGGCAGCTCCGCGCCCGCCAGCTGCGCCCTCCGGACCGCGGCCACCTCGAGCACCTCGCGCCGGCACGCCTCCGGCTCACTGGTCAGGCGCCGGTGGGAGAAGCGGACGGTCTGGATGCCGACGCCGGCCACGCGCGCGTCGCGGGTGATGTCCCGCTCCCGCTGCCACGGCGAGTCGTGGTAGGCGCGGCCGTCGAGCTCGATGGCGAGCGCTGCTGTCTCGTCGTAGCAGTCGAGGACGGACAGCTGGCCAGCAGCGAGCACCTCCACCTGGCGGTGCAGGTGCTCGAAGGCGGGTCCGGTGAAGACGTGGTCGTAGCCCCACAGCTCCAGCTCGCTGCGGCAGCCGGCCACGATCTTCCCCACGAGCTGGCGCAGCTCGCCGGCCCCCGCCACCTGCCGGCGCGCGGTGAGCTCGTCCTCCAGGTCAGCGGCCGTCAGCAGCTGCTTCCTCACGCCGACCAGCGCCGGTGCCCGCTGGTCGCTGCCGCTCAGCAGCGGCCAGCTCTCCACGACCGCGCGCTGGGCGGAGACCACCTCGAGACCCTCGCGCACCACGCGGCCGGGCTCGGCCCGGCTGCGGTGGAGCTCCAGCCGCCAGGCGCCTGTTGCGGGGACCGTGCGGCGTCGCGGGTGCGGGACGGTGACGTGGACCGCAGCCGATGCCACGTCCTCGGGCACGGGCAGCCCGTGCAGCTCGAGCGCGCTGGTGTGGGACAGGGCGCTCGGCGCCCCGGCGAAGATCAGCGCCGACCGGGCACGGTCTCGTGGCGCGTCCACCCGCTCTGGGAGGGCGAGGACGCCCGGCAGGACCCTGACCACAGCTCCGGACGCCACCGCTCGAGCGACGGCGCCGGTGCTGCACGCCGCCGCCAGCTGCGCCCACGGTGCTGTGCCGCCGAGGCGCTCGAGCACAGCGGGGACGCGAGATGCGGGCGGCACCGCGCCAGCGTCTCCGCTGACGTGCTGACCCGGTGATGTCGGCGGGCCACCTGTGGACGACGACGCCACCCGAAGGCGCCACACCGGAGCTGTGGGCGGCTGACGGGCTCCGGGCTGGGCAGGCTGAGTTCCGGTGGGCAGGCTGAGTACCGGTTCCGGGCCTGGAAGCGGAACTCAGCCTGCCCACCGGACGTGAGCCTGCCCAGTCAGCGCCGGCTCGAGGTCCGGGGTCAGCAACCGGGTCAGCGGGCGGTGGCGCGGACCTGGTCGACGCCCTTGTTGGCCAGCGCGTCGGCGGCCTCGTTGCCGGGGTCGCCGGCGTGGCCCTTGACCCAGCGCCACTGCACGTCGTGGCGGGCGACGGCGTCGTCGAGGGCCCGCCACAGCTCGGCGTTCTTCACCGGCTGCTTGGACGCGGTGCGCCACCCGTTGCGCTTCCACCCGGCGATCCAGCTCTGGATGCCCTGCATGACGTAGGTCGAGTCGACGTGCAGCAGCACCGTCGAGCGCCGCTTCAGCGCGCCGAGCCCCTCGATGACCGCCGTGAGCTCCATGCGGTTGTTCGTCGTGGCCGCCTCGCCGCCGAAGAGCTCCTTGGTGTGCTCCCCGGAGCGCATGAGCACGCCCCAGCCGCCCACGCCCGGGTTGCCCTTGCAGGCGCCGTCGGTCCACATCTCGACGACGGGCTGCTCCTCGCTCACGCCGGTGACGCGGTGGACGTCGCCGGGGAGGCGCCGGGCACCGGGGCGCCGGACTTGAGGAGCCCGTACGTGATGCCGTCCACCAGGGCCTGCCAGGAGGCCTCGACGAGGTTGGGCGCCACGCCCACCGTCGTCCAGGTGGCCCGCCCGTCGGTGGTGTCGATGAGCACGCGCGTGGTGGCGTCGGTGCCCGCGTCGGCGTCGAGGATGCGCACCCGGAAGTCGGTCAGGTCGAGCCCGGCGATCTGCGGGTAGACGGGGATGAGCGCCTGCCGCAGCGCGGCGTCGAGGGCGTTGACGGGGCCGTTGCCCTCGCCGGTGGCGACGAGCCGCCGCCCGCCGGCGTGCAGCTTCACGGTGGCCTCCGACGTGGGGCCGGTGCCCTTGCCGTGCTCGATGAACGCGCGCCAGCTCTCCACCTCGAAGTAGCTGGGGCGGGCACCGTCGCGGACCTCGCGCAGCAGCAGGTCGAAGCTGGCGTCGGCGGCCTCGAAGGTCCACCCGGCCAGCTCGAGCTCCTTGACCCGGGCGACGGCGCGGGAGAGCACGTCCTGGTCACCGGCGAGGTCGTGGCCGAGCTCGCGGCCCTTCAGCTCGATGGAGGCGCGCCCGGCCATGTCGGAGACGAGCATCCGCATGTCGTTGCCGACGGCGGTCGGGTCGGTGTGCTGGTAGAGGTCGGGGTCCACGCGGATGGCGCTGGCGTGCAGGCCCGCCTTGTGCGCGAACGCCGAGGCGCCCACGTACGGCGAGCGCGCGTACATCGCCACGTTGGTGATCTCCGCGACCGCGTGGGCGATCCGGGTCGCCTCGCGCAGGCACTCCGCGGGCACCACCGGCAGGCCGAGCTTCAGCACCAGGTCGGCCGCGACGACGACGAGGTCGGCGTTGCCCGTCCGCTCGCCGTACCCGTTCACGCAGCCCTGGACGTGAGTGGCACCCGCGCGCACGGCGGCCACGGAGTTGGCGACGGCGCAGCCGGAGTCGTTGTGGGCGTGCATCCCGACCCGGGTCCCGGCGGGCGAGGCGGCGAGGGTGGCGGCGACGACCTCCTCGACCTCGTGCGGCAGCCGGCCCCCGTTGGTGTCGCAGAGGACGACGGCCTCGGCGCCCGCCTCCACGGCGGCGCGGACGACGGCGAGGGCGTGGTCGCGGTCGAGCTCGTACCCGTCGAAGTAGTGCTCGGCGTCGAGGAAGACGCGCCGGCCGTTCGCCACGAGGTGCTCGACGGTGTCGCGCACCATGGCGAGGTTCTCCTCCTCGGTGGTGCGCAGCGCCAGCTTCACGTGCCCGACGTGGCTCTTGGCGACGACCGTCACCACCGGCGTCTGCGCGTCGAGCAGCGCCTGGACCTGCGGGTCGGTGGCCGCCGACCCGCCGGCGCGGCGGGTGGCCCCGAACGCCGCGAGCACGGCGTGGCGCAGCTGCAGCTCGGTGCGGGCGCGGGCGAAGAACTCGGTGTCGCGGGGGTTGGCCCCGGGCCAGCCGCCCTCGATGAAGCCGACGCCCAGCTCGTCGAGGTGCGCGGCGATGGCCAGCTTGTCGGCCACGGAGAGGTTGAGCCCCTCCTGCTGCGCGCCGTCACGCAGGGTCGTGTCGTAGACCTGGACGGGGTTCGCCGTCGGGCTGGTCGTCGTCGAGCTCATCGTGGGTCTCCTCAGACCAGGCGGTGCATCCAGCCGCGGCGGTCTTCGGCGCGGCCGTACTGGACGTCGAGCAGGGAGGCGCGGACGGCCTCGGTGACCTTCCCGGCCACCTCCGTGTCAGCGGAGGCGGGCTTGGTGTCCGCGCCGTCCACGAAGCTGCCGATCGGGGTGACGACGGCGGCGGTGCCGCACGCGAAGGCCTCGGTGACCTCGCCGCTGGCGGCCATGGAGAGCCAGTCGTCCAGGGCGATGCGCTGCTCGACGGGCTCCAGGCCCATGTCGCGGGCGAGGTCGAGGATGGAGTCGCGCGTGACGCCCTCGAGGATCGAGCCGGTCAGCTCCGGGGTGAGGAGGCGTCCGTCGGCGGTGACGAGGAAGACGTTCATGCCGCCCAGCTCCTCCACCCACCGCTGCTCGGTGGCGTCGAGGAAGACCACCTGGTCGCAGCCGGCGGCGTACGCCTCCTGCTGGGCCAGCAGGCTCGCGGCGTAGTTGCCGCCGCACTTGGCGGCACCGGTACCGCCCGCGGCAGCGCGCGAGTAGGTGCGGCTGACCAGCAGCTTCACCGGTCGGGGGCCGCTGGTGAAG includes:
- the gltX gene encoding glutamate--tRNA ligase: MSETPTTPTTTAGAGPVRVRIAPSPTGVPHVGFLRTALFNWAYARHTGGTFVLRIEDTDLARHSEESYHQMVEALRWLGLDWDEGVEVGGPHEPYRQSQRSALYADVLAKLVEGGYVYESFSTPEEAAERRRAAGEDPQRGYDNADRDTTEAEKEQFRAAGRQHVWRLRMPDGDHSFHDLVRGEVRFPAGSVPDYVVARADGTPLYTLVNPVDDALMGITHVLRGEDLLSSTPRQLALFDALKAIGTAHVTPLYGHLPYVMGEGNRKLSKRDPESNLFVHRDRGFLPEGLLNYLALLGWSIGPDRDVFTPAEMVGAFDIADVVASPSRFDLKKAEAINAAHMRLLPADDFRDRVLARLQSDGVLPAEPSQRQLEVLTAAAPLVQERMVLLGEAAPMLGFLFVDDDALVVEEDARASLRPEAADVLDASTAALERLDDDAWTAVALEAALREALVDGLGVKPKFAFGPLRVAVTGRRVSPPLFESMELLGRGSSLERLRALRASLG
- a CDS encoding fumarylacetoacetate hydrolase family protein is translated as MRITRFTTGDDPRFGLVEGEAGEEVIHVVVGDPLYAPLQPTGERVPLADARLLAPVIPRSKVVGIGRNYADHAREMGNELPEKPLMFLVPNTAVIGPGDPIVMPEGSERVDYEGELAVVIGRVCKDVPEDRVAEVVFGYTVANDVTARDWQKGDGQWARAKGFDSSKPLGPYIVPDLTLEDVEDLRLTTRLDGRTVQDGTTGDMVFGVAELVATASRAFTLLPGDVILTGTPAGVGQLREGQRVEVEVEGIGTLSNPVVRR
- a CDS encoding DUF559 domain-containing protein, with amino-acid sequence MLERLGGTAPWAQLAAACSTGAVARAVASGAVVRVLPGVLALPERVDAPRDRARSALIFAGAPSALSHTSALELHGLPVPEDVASAAVHVTVPHPRRRTVPATGAWRLELHRSRAEPGRVVREGLEVVSAQRAVVESWPLLSGSDQRAPALVGVRKQLLTAADLEDELTARRQVAGAGELRQLVGKIVAGCRSELELWGYDHVFTGPAFEHLHRQVEVLAAGQLSVLDCYDETAALAIELDGRAYHDSPWQRERDITRDARVAGVGIQTVRFSHRRLTSEPEACRREVLEVAAVRRAQLAGAELPVVVDVPGRRGGAPRLWLRAPARSPR
- the rnhA gene encoding ribonuclease HI is translated as MWTDGACKGNPGVGGWGVLMRSGEHTKELFGGEAATTNNRMELTAVIEGLGALKRRSTVLLHVDSTYVMQGIQSWIAGWKRNGWRTASKQPVKNAELWRALDDAVARHDVQWRWVKGHAGDPGNEAADALANKGVDQVRATAR
- the cimA gene encoding citramalate synthase, which codes for MSSTTTSPTANPVQVYDTTLRDGAQQEGLNLSVADKLAIAAHLDELGVGFIEGGWPGANPRDTEFFARARTELQLRHAVLAAFGATRRAGGSAATDPQVQALLDAQTPVVTVVAKSHVGHVKLALRTTEEENLAMVRDTVEHLVANGRRVFLDAEHYFDGYELDRDHALAVVRAAVEAGAEAVVLCDTNGGRLPHEVEEVVAATLAASPAGTRVGMHAHNDSGCAVANSVAAVRAGATHVQGCVNGYGERTGNADLVVVAADLVLKLGLPVVPAECLREATRIAHAVAEITNVAMYARSPYVGASAFAHKAGLHASAIRVDPDLYQHTDPTAVGNDMRMLVSDMAGRASIELKGRELGHDLAGDQDVLSRAVARVKELELAGWTFEAADASFDLLLREVRDGARPSYFEVESWRAFIEHGKGTGPTSEATVKLHAGGRRLVATGEGNGPVNALDAALRQALIPVYPQIAGLDLTDFRVRILDADAGTDATTRVLIDTTDGRATWTTVGVAPNLVEASWQALVDGITYGLLKSGAPVPGASPATSTASPA
- a CDS encoding branched-chain amino acid aminotransferase, with the protein product MSADSLQATAPLSFERQPHPAPVSDADRAAVLASPGFGKHFTDHMAHAVWTAEGGWGQARVEPYGPLLMDPSAAVLHYAQEVFEGMKAYRWADGSVWTFRPRANAARFARSARRLALPELPEEDFLASLEALVSADEAWVPTGGETSLYLRPFMFASEAFLGVRPAAKVDYLVIASPAGSYFTSGPRPVKLLVSRTYSRAAAGGTGAAKCGGNYAASLLAQQEAYAAGCDQVVFLDATEQRWVEELGGMNVFLVTADGRLLTPELTGSILEGVTRDSILDLARDMGLEPVEQRIALDDWLSMAASGEVTEAFACGTAAVVTPIGSFVDGADTKPASADTEVAGKVTEAVRASLLDVQYGRAEDRRGWMHRLV